One segment of Pontibacter akesuensis DNA contains the following:
- a CDS encoding M28 family peptidase, with translation MKSKLIAAGLCLALATPGAFAQKANVPKPVAKSMSKVKPADIKAHIAYLADDKLLGRQPGTPGYQMAVDYVTDQFKELGVTPAGENNTYLQTVRLRTATTNPDVSLQLKSDMGDAVQLISGQDFTFYPNPGQAQVALNAPLVFAGYGISAPDMNYDDYANIDAKGKIVVVLRGTPEGFPATVASYSTDTQTLLKTAAEHGAVGVMIGSTNPRGGVPNFSRGVSSVMGADGKVATSRSYHEAIDVLGMISYNTLQKLLAGAGTDVQQVVASISAGKPASAPLPFNVTGSYGSTYKDFESYNVVGKIEGSDPKLKNEYVVHSAHLDHVGIGRPIDGDSIYNGAHDNASGVASLLEIANVYSRLDKKPKRSVLIVMVTAEEMGLLGSAYFAKHPTVPAAQIVADVNTDMPTLIAPLLAVVPLGAAHSSLEDEVKQASKYLGLDVEQDPEPDQNRFVRSDQYSFVTQGVPALHIKYGNKTADGKNNLDEQVKVWREKYYHKPQDGLENGIFDFEAAKKYVQLNFLIGYLIAQDAERPNWNEGDFFGTRFGKVQ, from the coding sequence ATGAAATCTAAATTAATAGCAGCAGGCCTTTGCCTTGCCCTGGCAACACCGGGTGCTTTTGCCCAGAAAGCCAACGTGCCGAAACCTGTCGCCAAATCGATGAGCAAAGTGAAGCCAGCCGACATAAAGGCGCACATTGCTTACCTGGCCGATGATAAATTGCTCGGTCGCCAGCCCGGCACGCCGGGTTACCAGATGGCCGTAGATTATGTAACGGACCAGTTCAAGGAATTGGGCGTAACCCCGGCAGGCGAGAACAACACGTACCTGCAGACGGTTCGCCTGCGCACCGCTACCACCAATCCGGATGTCTCCCTTCAGTTAAAATCAGACATGGGCGACGCAGTGCAATTAATTAGCGGGCAGGACTTCACTTTCTATCCTAATCCAGGTCAGGCTCAGGTAGCACTGAACGCTCCGCTTGTGTTTGCCGGTTACGGCATCAGCGCGCCGGACATGAACTACGACGACTACGCCAACATCGACGCCAAAGGCAAAATAGTGGTGGTGCTACGTGGCACCCCGGAAGGCTTCCCGGCCACCGTGGCCTCTTACAGCACGGACACGCAAACGTTGCTTAAAACCGCTGCCGAACATGGCGCCGTGGGTGTGATGATAGGTTCCACCAACCCAAGAGGTGGTGTTCCGAACTTCTCGAGGGGTGTGAGCAGCGTGATGGGAGCTGACGGGAAAGTGGCTACTTCGCGCAGTTACCACGAGGCCATTGATGTGCTGGGAATGATTAGCTATAACACGCTGCAAAAGTTGCTGGCTGGTGCCGGAACGGATGTGCAGCAGGTGGTTGCGTCTATCAGCGCCGGAAAACCCGCTTCTGCTCCGCTCCCTTTTAATGTAACGGGCAGCTACGGCAGCACCTATAAAGACTTTGAAAGCTACAACGTGGTGGGCAAGATTGAAGGATCTGACCCGAAGCTTAAAAATGAGTATGTGGTGCATAGCGCGCACCTCGACCACGTGGGCATTGGCCGCCCCATAGACGGTGACTCCATCTACAACGGTGCCCACGACAACGCCTCAGGTGTAGCCAGCCTGCTGGAAATTGCCAACGTATACTCTAGGCTCGACAAGAAGCCGAAGCGTTCTGTCCTGATTGTGATGGTTACGGCTGAGGAAATGGGCCTGCTGGGCTCTGCCTACTTCGCGAAGCACCCGACCGTGCCCGCAGCTCAGATTGTTGCAGACGTGAACACAGACATGCCGACGTTAATTGCGCCACTGCTGGCGGTGGTGCCGCTGGGTGCCGCGCATTCTTCTTTGGAGGATGAGGTGAAGCAGGCAAGCAAGTACCTGGGGCTGGACGTGGAGCAGGACCCGGAGCCGGATCAGAACCGCTTTGTCCGCAGCGACCAATACAGCTTTGTAACGCAGGGCGTGCCGGCGCTGCACATCAAGTATGGCAACAAAACCGCCGACGGTAAAAATAACCTGGACGAGCAGGTGAAAGTATGGCGCGAGAAATATTACCACAAGCCACAGGATGGGTTGGAGAATGGCATTTTTGATTTCGAAGCCGCTAAAAAGTACGTGCAACTTAACTTCCTGATCGGTTACCTGATCGCACAGGATGCTGAACGACCTAACTGGAACGAGGGCGATTTCTTCGGAACGCGCTTCGGGAAAGTGCAGTAA
- a CDS encoding NAD(P)/FAD-dependent oxidoreductase — protein sequence MKETDATSNFCTTTPGRRIVIIGNGISGVTCARHIRKRDSQAHITIISGEAEHFFSRTALMYIFMGQLKYAHTKPYEDNFWEKNRLSLVHDWVTSINFEQKQLQLQQQEPLAYDILILALGSKPNMFNWPGQELQGVQGLYTYQDLETMNASTVNCQRAVVVGGGLIGIELAEMLLSRNIPVTFLVRESHFWGSILPKEESELVMRHMREHHIDLRVETELKEVLDDGSGRVRAVVTTAGEEIPCQFVGLGVGVHPNINLVKETQLEVNRGILVDQYFATNIANVFAIGDCVEYRVPLPNRRSVEQVWYTGRMHGETLAHNLTREPVKYNPGPWFNSAKFLDIEYQTYGMVPYRWEEPVQSFYWEHPGGNIAFRAVFNGNDKRLHGVNALGMRLRHEFFDKALRENWTVEEVLQDMRRANFDPEFYDKHEHSILQAYNQQFEANLQPKKKKKGLLAFLGSRTTR from the coding sequence ATGAAGGAGACAGACGCTACGAGTAATTTCTGCACCACAACCCCGGGCCGCCGCATCGTCATCATTGGCAACGGCATCTCCGGCGTCACCTGCGCGCGCCATATCCGCAAGCGCGACAGCCAGGCGCACATCACCATCATCTCCGGCGAAGCAGAGCATTTCTTCTCCCGCACGGCGCTTATGTATATTTTCATGGGGCAGCTGAAGTATGCGCACACAAAGCCCTACGAGGATAACTTCTGGGAGAAAAACCGTCTGAGCCTGGTGCACGATTGGGTAACAAGTATAAATTTTGAGCAAAAGCAGCTGCAACTGCAACAGCAGGAGCCGCTTGCCTACGATATTCTCATACTTGCCCTGGGCTCTAAACCGAACATGTTTAACTGGCCTGGACAGGAGCTGCAGGGCGTGCAGGGGCTGTACACGTACCAGGACCTGGAGACGATGAACGCCAGCACAGTTAACTGCCAGCGTGCCGTAGTGGTGGGAGGAGGCTTAATTGGGATTGAACTGGCCGAAATGCTGCTTAGCCGAAACATACCCGTTACTTTCCTGGTGCGCGAAAGCCACTTCTGGGGAAGTATACTTCCGAAGGAGGAGTCAGAACTGGTGATGCGCCACATGCGGGAGCACCACATCGACCTGCGCGTGGAGACAGAGTTGAAGGAGGTTTTAGATGATGGATCGGGCCGCGTACGCGCGGTGGTCACCACGGCAGGCGAGGAGATTCCGTGCCAGTTTGTAGGGCTGGGCGTCGGGGTGCACCCGAACATTAATTTGGTAAAGGAAACGCAGCTGGAAGTGAACAGGGGAATTCTGGTGGATCAGTATTTTGCCACAAACATTGCCAACGTGTTTGCCATCGGGGATTGCGTGGAGTACCGCGTGCCGCTCCCGAACAGGCGCAGTGTGGAGCAGGTATGGTACACCGGCCGCATGCACGGCGAAACGCTGGCGCATAACCTGACCCGGGAGCCGGTAAAGTATAACCCCGGCCCCTGGTTCAACTCCGCCAAGTTCCTCGACATTGAGTACCAAACCTACGGTATGGTGCCTTATAGATGGGAGGAGCCGGTACAGTCTTTTTATTGGGAGCATCCGGGTGGCAATATAGCTTTCAGGGCAGTTTTCAATGGCAATGACAAGCGGCTGCATGGTGTCAACGCTTTGGGAATGCGCCTGAGGCACGAGTTTTTTGACAAAGCCTTGCGGGAGAACTGGACGGTGGAGGAAGTACTGCAGGACATGCGCCGCGCCAACTTCGATCCGGAGTTTTACGACAAACACGAGCACAGCATACTGCAGGCATACAATCAGCAATTTGAAGCCAACTTGCAGCCAAAAAAGAAGAAGAAAGGGCTGCTGGCATTTTTAGGGAGTAGAACCACAAGATGA
- a CDS encoding glycoside hydrolase family 31 protein: MNISFKPLASLLVLSALSFASFGQNNGPVNRIGKVSNVTINGQQVNITTDENEHVQVQVYSPSVVHVRMDKKPLGENFSYAVVGKPKQTKANITQDNDAITITTDSLVTRISKNPFAIAFLTKDGKVINRDEEGLTTSWIGEEVTTYKEMQEGERFIGLGEKTGGLDRRGSGYTNWNTDAYGYSTGQDPLYATIPVYIGIHSGLNYGIFFDNSYQSDFNFGASNDRFSSFGAQGGEMDYYFIYHDQLEDIITSYTDITGRMDLPPLWSLGYQQNRYSYYPETEVMRIAQTLREKKIPADGITLDIHYMDAYKLFTWDDSRFPNPAAMNKKLEEMGFKTTVIVDPGIKVEKGYGAYERGLKDDIFLKYPDGVNYSGQVWPGWTHFPDFTSEKGREWWKKELKYFAETGVDGFWNDMNEIATWGQKMPNNVLFQYDGHLTSHKEGRNVYGLEMARASYEGARQHLPKQRPFLLSRAGFAGSQRYTALWTGDNRSEDSHMLLGIRLLNSMGVSGIPFSAMDIGGFTGNPSIGLYARWIQLGAFTPYFRNHTGVNSKSSEPWAYGEEVTEIARNFINLRYKLLPYIYSNFYLAAETGLPLMRTLAIDYTHDPKVYNGEFDTQYQFGESFLIMPFESGKNYGKVYFPQGKWYNLYTGEVETGNREEIIPISYNKLPIYVKESSIIPMQSLVQSTSEKPTDTLTVHIYKGDVNNSFVYYEDDGASYDYQNGQYYKRTINYDARRKAITFDKVEGSYNSNFKNIKVMLHGFDAKAKLKLNGKNQKAQQDFASFIDPISRFDPQGSANPKEGYNVQSFVIKNDKDKITLSY; this comes from the coding sequence ATGAACATATCCTTCAAACCGCTTGCTTCCCTGCTGGTACTGTCGGCGCTTAGTTTTGCCTCTTTTGGGCAGAACAACGGCCCCGTGAACAGAATAGGCAAGGTGAGCAACGTTACCATCAACGGACAGCAGGTAAACATTACTACCGATGAGAATGAGCACGTGCAAGTGCAGGTATACAGCCCAAGTGTGGTGCATGTGCGCATGGATAAAAAGCCGCTCGGCGAGAACTTCTCCTATGCCGTGGTGGGCAAGCCAAAGCAGACAAAAGCCAACATTACCCAGGACAACGACGCCATCACCATCACCACGGACTCGCTGGTGACGCGCATTAGCAAGAATCCCTTTGCCATTGCCTTCCTGACGAAAGACGGAAAGGTGATCAACCGCGATGAAGAGGGATTAACCACTTCCTGGATTGGCGAGGAGGTAACCACCTACAAAGAAATGCAGGAGGGTGAGCGCTTTATTGGCCTTGGCGAGAAAACCGGCGGCCTCGACCGCAGGGGCAGCGGCTATACCAACTGGAACACCGATGCGTACGGGTACAGCACGGGCCAGGATCCGCTTTATGCCACCATACCTGTTTATATTGGCATTCACAGTGGACTGAATTACGGTATTTTCTTCGACAACAGCTATCAGAGCGACTTTAACTTCGGGGCCAGCAACGACCGCTTTTCGTCTTTCGGGGCACAGGGCGGCGAAATGGATTATTACTTTATTTACCACGACCAGTTGGAGGACATCATCACCTCGTACACAGACATTACCGGCCGCATGGATCTGCCACCGCTGTGGAGTCTCGGTTACCAGCAGAACCGCTATTCCTACTACCCGGAAACAGAGGTGATGCGCATTGCCCAGACGCTGCGCGAGAAGAAGATTCCGGCCGACGGCATTACGCTGGACATTCACTACATGGATGCCTACAAACTCTTTACCTGGGATGACAGCCGTTTCCCAAATCCAGCCGCCATGAACAAGAAGCTGGAGGAAATGGGCTTCAAAACCACGGTGATTGTGGACCCGGGCATCAAAGTAGAGAAAGGCTATGGCGCGTATGAGCGTGGCTTGAAAGACGATATCTTCCTGAAGTATCCGGACGGCGTGAACTACTCCGGGCAAGTATGGCCGGGTTGGACGCACTTCCCTGACTTTACAAGCGAGAAGGGCCGTGAGTGGTGGAAAAAGGAGCTGAAGTACTTCGCCGAGACGGGCGTGGACGGCTTCTGGAACGACATGAACGAGATTGCTACCTGGGGTCAGAAAATGCCGAACAACGTGCTGTTTCAGTACGACGGCCACCTGACTTCGCATAAAGAGGGCCGCAACGTGTACGGCCTGGAGATGGCCCGCGCCAGCTACGAGGGTGCCCGCCAGCACCTGCCAAAGCAGCGCCCGTTCCTGCTGTCGCGTGCCGGGTTTGCCGGTTCGCAGCGTTACACAGCCCTTTGGACGGGTGATAACCGCTCTGAGGACAGCCACATGCTGCTGGGCATTCGCTTGCTGAACAGCATGGGCGTAAGCGGTATTCCGTTCTCTGCCATGGATATTGGTGGTTTCACCGGAAACCCTTCTATTGGCCTGTATGCCCGCTGGATTCAGCTGGGAGCCTTTACGCCATACTTCCGTAACCACACGGGTGTAAACTCTAAATCGTCGGAACCTTGGGCATACGGCGAGGAAGTGACCGAGATCGCGCGCAACTTCATTAACCTGCGCTACAAGCTGTTGCCTTACATTTACTCTAACTTCTACCTGGCCGCCGAAACAGGCTTGCCGCTGATGCGTACGCTTGCCATCGACTACACGCACGATCCGAAGGTGTATAACGGCGAGTTCGACACCCAGTACCAGTTCGGCGAGTCTTTCCTGATCATGCCATTTGAGAGCGGTAAAAACTACGGTAAAGTATACTTCCCGCAGGGCAAGTGGTACAACCTGTATACCGGCGAGGTGGAGACAGGCAACCGCGAGGAGATCATTCCGATTTCTTACAACAAGCTCCCTATTTATGTGAAGGAAAGCAGCATTATTCCAATGCAGTCGTTGGTGCAGAGCACGTCTGAGAAGCCAACCGACACGCTGACCGTGCACATCTACAAAGGCGACGTGAATAACTCGTTTGTGTATTACGAGGACGATGGTGCCAGCTACGACTATCAGAACGGTCAGTACTACAAGCGGACCATCAATTACGACGCACGCCGCAAAGCCATCACGTTTGATAAAGTAGAGGGTTCCTACAACTCTAACTTCAAGAACATCAAGGTGATGTTGCACGGCTTTGACGCGAAAGCCAAATTAAAGCTGAACGGGAAGAACCAGAAGGCGCAGCAGGACTTTGCTTCGTTTATCGATCCGATCTCCCGCTTTGATCCACAGGGAAGCGCCAACCCGAAAGAGGGCTACAACGTGCAAAGCTTCGTCATCAAAAACGACAAAGACAAAATCACGCTGAGCTACTAA
- a CDS encoding RagB/SusD family nutrient uptake outer membrane protein, with protein sequence MQIKYIKNIALAGVISILAVSCDQSLDIEPKYDVVSSNVYKDFANYKLVLAKLYAGYAVTGQQGPAGKPDILGGDEGASNYLRQYWQAQELTTDEAVIAWNDGTIQDLHQMDWTPANEFLREIYNRIFYQVALANEFIRETTDAKLSERGVTGAQLEEAKFYRAEARFLRALSYWHALDLYGNVPFTTEEDMVGSALPEQINRQDLFAFVESELLAVQDELIPATPGDLTNYGRANQAAAWTLLAKLYLNAEVYTGTPRYTDAITYSKKVIDAGFDLEEDYDHLFLADNYKSNEIIFPITFDGLRTTTWGGMTYLVHAPVGGSMNPANFGINGGWSGLRTTPEVVTLFDDVSGNTDERANFYTAGQSLEINNMSTFTDGYPITKWKNITSTGAVGSDPTGNHPDTDFPMFRLADVYLMYAEAVLRGGSGGSEAQALAYVNELRERAYNGTSGNITQSQLNLDFILDERARELKWEGHRRTDLIRYKQFTTADYLWAWKGGVKEGQAVASYRTLFPIPTSDLTANPNLKQNTGY encoded by the coding sequence ATGCAGATAAAATACATAAAAAATATAGCACTGGCAGGAGTCATTTCCATACTTGCCGTATCCTGCGATCAGAGCCTGGATATAGAGCCTAAGTATGATGTGGTGTCGTCCAACGTGTACAAAGACTTTGCAAACTACAAACTGGTTTTAGCAAAGCTCTACGCTGGGTATGCAGTGACAGGACAGCAAGGCCCTGCCGGTAAGCCAGACATTCTGGGCGGTGACGAGGGTGCCTCCAACTACCTGCGCCAGTACTGGCAGGCTCAGGAATTAACCACCGATGAGGCGGTTATTGCCTGGAATGACGGAACGATCCAAGACTTGCACCAGATGGATTGGACGCCAGCCAACGAGTTCCTGCGCGAGATCTACAACCGAATCTTCTATCAGGTAGCCCTGGCCAACGAGTTCATTCGTGAGACAACCGATGCAAAACTAAGCGAGCGTGGGGTAACGGGTGCACAGTTAGAGGAAGCAAAGTTCTACCGTGCAGAGGCGCGCTTTCTTCGTGCGCTGAGCTACTGGCATGCCTTGGATTTGTATGGTAACGTTCCTTTCACAACAGAGGAAGATATGGTGGGTTCGGCACTGCCTGAGCAAATCAACCGGCAGGACCTTTTCGCCTTTGTAGAATCTGAGTTGCTGGCCGTACAGGATGAGTTGATCCCAGCCACCCCCGGTGACCTGACCAACTATGGCCGTGCCAACCAGGCTGCTGCCTGGACGCTGCTTGCCAAGTTATACTTGAACGCAGAGGTATACACCGGTACACCACGCTATACCGACGCCATCACGTATTCAAAGAAAGTGATTGATGCTGGTTTCGATCTGGAGGAGGATTATGACCACCTTTTCCTGGCGGATAACTACAAGTCCAACGAAATTATTTTCCCGATTACGTTCGATGGATTGCGCACGACTACCTGGGGTGGTATGACATACCTGGTGCATGCACCGGTGGGCGGCTCCATGAACCCGGCTAATTTCGGCATCAACGGTGGCTGGTCTGGTTTGCGTACCACACCTGAGGTAGTAACCCTTTTCGACGATGTATCGGGCAACACAGACGAGCGGGCCAACTTCTACACAGCGGGTCAAAGCCTGGAGATCAACAACATGTCTACCTTCACAGACGGCTACCCGATCACGAAGTGGAAAAACATAACCTCTACCGGTGCCGTTGGTTCAGACCCAACAGGAAACCACCCGGATACGGACTTTCCGATGTTCCGACTGGCCGATGTGTACCTGATGTATGCCGAAGCGGTGCTGCGTGGCGGTAGCGGTGGCAGTGAGGCGCAGGCCCTGGCCTATGTGAACGAGCTGCGTGAGCGCGCCTACAACGGAACTTCCGGAAACATCACCCAAAGCCAGCTGAACCTCGACTTTATACTTGATGAGCGTGCCCGTGAGCTGAAGTGGGAAGGACACCGCCGTACGGACCTTATCCGCTACAAGCAGTTCACCACGGCCGATTACCTGTGGGCCTGGAAAGGCGGCGTGAAAGAAGGACAGGCAGTTGCCTCGTACCGTACGCTTTTCCCGATTCCAACCTCTGACCTGACGGCGAATCCGAACCTGAAGCAGAACACGGGTTACTAA
- a CDS encoding alpha/beta hydrolase family protein — translation MRYKAILCLLLPFAFAMNKTNAQEQKLSLVTWQQIAEMPVPAADHTIQYGPDSLQFGELRLPEGKGDFPVVVVVHGGCWLNAYNLQYMSHLSEELSKAGFATWNIEFRRVGDAGGAWPGTLQDVALATDYVRELAKTYPVDAKKVAVIGHSAGGHLALWLAARHQLPKSSPLYVKKPLKLKGVVSLAGITDLATYSAQEGSCNAAVEQLIGGAPAAFPERYAQASPLQMLPLRVPSILVQGEQDPIVPVTQATNFEQQAKTAGDNTSSILLPDAGHFDLVVPASPAWPAVLQAVQDIL, via the coding sequence ATGCGATACAAAGCCATACTTTGCCTGCTGTTACCTTTTGCCTTCGCGATGAATAAAACCAATGCCCAGGAGCAGAAACTAAGCCTGGTTACCTGGCAGCAGATAGCAGAAATGCCCGTGCCTGCCGCTGACCATACAATTCAATATGGACCCGATTCGCTGCAGTTTGGGGAGCTTCGCCTGCCGGAGGGTAAAGGTGATTTCCCGGTGGTGGTGGTGGTGCACGGCGGCTGCTGGCTGAATGCCTATAACCTGCAGTACATGAGCCACCTAAGCGAGGAACTCTCCAAAGCGGGCTTCGCCACCTGGAATATCGAGTTCAGGCGTGTAGGCGATGCAGGAGGTGCCTGGCCGGGCACGCTGCAGGATGTGGCGCTGGCAACAGACTACGTGCGCGAGCTGGCAAAAACATATCCAGTTGACGCAAAAAAGGTGGCTGTGATCGGACACTCTGCCGGCGGACACCTGGCCCTGTGGTTGGCAGCGCGCCATCAGTTACCGAAGTCAAGCCCGCTCTATGTCAAAAAGCCTTTAAAGCTGAAAGGCGTTGTTTCACTTGCTGGCATAACCGACTTAGCCACCTACAGTGCTCAGGAAGGCAGCTGCAACGCGGCGGTGGAGCAACTGATCGGTGGCGCTCCCGCTGCCTTTCCCGAACGCTACGCACAGGCCTCTCCCCTGCAGATGCTGCCCTTGCGGGTGCCAAGTATACTCGTGCAAGGCGAACAAGATCCTATCGTACCTGTGACACAAGCTACAAACTTTGAGCAGCAGGCTAAGACTGCCGGCGACAACACCAGCTCAATACTTTTACCGGATGCCGGTCACTTTGACCTCGTGGTGCCTGCCTCACCTGCCTGGCCGGCTGTGCTGCAGGCAGTACAGGACATACTCTAG
- a CDS encoding SusE domain-containing protein produces the protein MKNWLNKTFIFFVASLALMSCEKDEDMAILKTGEAPVLSASTNTLVLTEEEAANEAVTLTWGEADFGYNAAVKYSLQIDTAGDNFVKPYSMDLGSFSQESGNQPKKVFTVEELNTLLTKLKYTAEEAHELKIRIKATVSDLVEPIYSNAATINVTPYSTYVEPSYVFVPGAHQGWSPETAPALASVESNGIYMGIVSFMDASGLEFKITPQRNWDMDYGMGAAPGTLAEKGGNLSVPAPDTYMITANLNNMTWSAAKHSWGLIGDATPGGWDNDTNMKYINSEGVWKLTTTLKAGKIKFRFNDAWELNYGDDDTSNNLLNQGGADINITSPGTYDIVLDLENDDDSVTYSVTKK, from the coding sequence ATGAAAAACTGGTTAAATAAAACGTTCATCTTTTTTGTTGCTTCGCTGGCTCTGATGAGCTGTGAGAAAGACGAGGACATGGCGATACTGAAGACAGGGGAAGCCCCTGTCCTTTCGGCATCTACCAACACGCTTGTACTAACAGAGGAGGAGGCTGCCAACGAGGCGGTTACCCTGACCTGGGGCGAAGCAGACTTCGGCTATAATGCCGCGGTAAAATATTCGCTGCAGATAGACACCGCTGGTGATAACTTTGTGAAGCCTTATAGTATGGATCTGGGCTCTTTCAGTCAGGAGTCAGGCAATCAGCCGAAGAAGGTATTTACCGTAGAGGAACTGAACACGCTGCTAACGAAACTAAAGTATACAGCAGAAGAGGCGCATGAACTTAAAATCCGCATCAAAGCCACCGTTTCTGACCTGGTGGAGCCTATTTACTCTAACGCCGCGACCATCAACGTAACGCCTTATTCTACTTATGTGGAGCCATCGTATGTGTTTGTGCCTGGTGCACACCAGGGATGGAGCCCGGAAACTGCGCCTGCTTTGGCTTCTGTTGAGAGCAACGGCATCTACATGGGCATTGTAAGCTTTATGGATGCAAGCGGCCTGGAGTTTAAAATTACGCCGCAGCGCAACTGGGATATGGATTATGGCATGGGCGCCGCTCCTGGAACACTTGCCGAAAAAGGGGGTAACCTAAGTGTGCCTGCACCGGATACCTACATGATTACGGCTAATCTGAACAACATGACCTGGTCTGCTGCCAAGCACTCCTGGGGATTGATAGGCGATGCCACGCCAGGTGGATGGGATAATGACACCAACATGAAGTACATTAACTCGGAAGGCGTTTGGAAACTGACGACTACACTGAAGGCAGGCAAAATTAAGTTCAGGTTTAACGATGCCTGGGAGTTAAACTATGGTGATGATGATACTTCTAACAACCTGCTTAACCAGGGTGGTGCCGACATCAACATTACATCACCCGGTACATATGATATTGTGCTGGACCTGGAAAATGATGATGACAGTGTAACGTACTCTGTTACCAAAAAATAA
- a CDS encoding 4Fe-4S binding protein, with protein sequence MTSIQKIGLGVFLAALLLLNVLLFMGQFQLTEQQLQDVVKSEHVEVLREKLQPMLGQTYTSSFAFANDFNQYLDNYNEEQQRSQQWDRVIWDDYAFALTKVASQGFVENNKLLLLFLTIVVGAAGALVYILPSHRGEPAGVKNNGVMFSSNKSRGIIGITIGIYLTALYVLLYWYPEYLVNWTMLVDPLSYALSGGPASQWFFYGTIYTLAILVMGVRMFRKYRGNKYQLVRTSSVMFFQLSFAFLIPEILVMLNNPWQDLKNIWPLDYDFYFDYSVASMLGGGSIGIFMLVWGTVLALVGVPVFTYLYGKRWYCSWVCGCGGLAETAGDPYRHLSDKSLKAWKIERWMVYPILVIITLITALTIANYFMNFALLKQSTDMLHQWYGFIIGAAFAGVIGVGFYPLMGNRVWCRYGCPLAAYIGIVQRFKSRFRITTNGGQCISCGNCSTYCEMGIDVRWYAQRGQNIVRASCVGCGICASVCPRGVLKLENGPEQGRITDIPILTGNESIKVLN encoded by the coding sequence ATGACAAGCATACAAAAAATTGGGTTGGGCGTTTTTCTGGCTGCGTTGCTGCTGCTGAACGTGCTGCTTTTTATGGGGCAGTTTCAGCTCACGGAACAGCAACTGCAGGATGTGGTGAAGTCCGAGCATGTGGAGGTGCTGCGGGAGAAGCTACAGCCTATGCTGGGCCAGACCTATACGTCCAGTTTCGCCTTTGCCAACGACTTTAACCAGTACCTCGACAACTACAACGAAGAGCAGCAGCGCAGCCAGCAATGGGACCGCGTGATCTGGGACGACTATGCCTTTGCCCTCACGAAAGTGGCAAGCCAGGGCTTTGTGGAAAATAACAAGCTGCTCCTCCTTTTCCTGACGATTGTGGTGGGGGCGGCGGGAGCCTTAGTATATATCCTGCCGAGCCACCGGGGCGAGCCGGCTGGTGTTAAAAACAACGGCGTGATGTTTTCCTCGAACAAGTCTAGGGGGATCATCGGCATTACGATCGGCATTTACCTGACGGCGCTGTACGTGCTGCTTTACTGGTATCCAGAGTATCTCGTAAACTGGACGATGCTAGTCGATCCGCTGAGCTACGCCTTGTCCGGCGGGCCAGCTAGCCAGTGGTTTTTCTACGGCACCATCTATACGCTGGCTATCCTGGTGATGGGGGTGCGCATGTTTCGCAAGTATAGGGGCAACAAATACCAGCTGGTGCGCACTTCCTCTGTCATGTTTTTCCAGCTGAGTTTCGCCTTCCTCATTCCTGAAATACTGGTGATGCTCAACAACCCCTGGCAGGACCTCAAGAATATCTGGCCGCTCGACTACGATTTCTATTTTGATTACAGCGTGGCAAGTATGCTGGGCGGCGGGTCAATCGGGATTTTTATGCTGGTGTGGGGAACAGTGCTGGCCCTGGTGGGCGTGCCGGTGTTTACGTACCTGTATGGCAAGCGCTGGTACTGCAGTTGGGTGTGCGGCTGCGGCGGCCTGGCCGAAACAGCCGGAGATCCGTACCGCCACCTGTCCGACAAATCATTGAAAGCCTGGAAAATTGAGCGGTGGATGGTATATCCTATACTTGTGATCATCACGTTGATCACGGCCCTGACCATTGCCAACTACTTTATGAATTTTGCTTTGTTGAAGCAATCCACCGACATGCTGCACCAGTGGTACGGTTTTATCATCGGTGCTGCCTTTGCCGGTGTGATCGGGGTTGGCTTTTACCCGCTGATGGGCAACCGCGTGTGGTGCCGCTACGGCTGTCCGCTGGCGGCCTACATCGGTATTGTGCAGCGGTTCAAGTCACGGTTCCGCATCACAACCAACGGCGGGCAGTGCATCTCCTGCGGCAACTGCTCTACCTACTGCGAGATGGGCATTGATGTGCGCTGGTATGCACAGCGCGGGCAGAACATCGTGCGGGCTTCCTGCGTGGGCTGCGGTATTTGTGCCTCTGTTTGCCCACGGGGCGTATTAAAGCTGGAAAATGGCCCGGAGCAGGGCCGCATCACCGACATTCCCATACTTACAGGAAACGAGTCGATAAAGGTATTGAATTAA